Sequence from the Castanea sativa cultivar Marrone di Chiusa Pesio chromosome 12, ASM4071231v1 genome:
GTTCCAATTCAATTACCAGTAATATCGAAGGGTACTCTTAAGAACccaaatcaaaagaaattaCCTTCAAATTGTGGAAACCATTGCCAACGCGAATGGAGATCTTACTGGGTGTGTAGCTCTCATCAAGCTTGCAATCCACATAAAGAACAACTAACTTCATAAATAAAACAACCACATCAATTGCTATtgacccacacacacacacacacacaaaggaactaaacaaaattttttcaacATTTAACAAAAGGattgaaaaacaaaggaataaGAAACTGCATATGACATACTTGAAGCATAACTTTTTTCTGGAATTGAATATTAACCAAAAGAGGTTGTGCACCATCTGATCTGAGACCAAccagaaaaaaatgtaattggGGTTTCAAAGACACAGAGAGAGGTTCAGTTACAGAGAGTTTGTAGTTAATTACTGCCAATAGGTCTCGAGGTTCTTGTCACGGAGGGCAGAGACACCATTGCCAGGCTTGCAAGAGCTGACACTCCAGGCAGCCTTCTTCCCCATTTCTCTAAGGTTGTCTTCCACTATCAGCACCTGATTCCCATCATTaactttcctttcttcttctccctCTGACGATTCTGTCGCCATAAACCTAACTTTTTACTTTCTTCCTATTAGTCTTTTTTATAAACTCTGAAGGAACCTGCAATATAGTGAGAGATAAAcataaaacactaaaaaaaagggACCTGATCTTTTTAACAAAGAAGCTAATTGAATGAAAACCGTGATAGTCCAAAcaaatttaagaattttaaattatttatatacgtaataagtttgtaaaataaaattgaaacagACTACTGGGATTAATTTGGTATTCTGCTGAGCTGAGTGCTGGCTCCACTTGAAAAGGAAAGGCCTTGAGGGTGTATATTTTGAAACCACAGTTTTGTAACGTTATTTTCATCCCATGACTATGAGAACCACTAACTTAACTCCATCTCGTAATTTGCAgctttaaatttcaaaacagTAAAGTTATCTAAAACAGTGAGTCTAGCGCTAACTAGTCCTAGCATGGTTGTTacttaaaatattcttttcagCACTATTTTCGTGTCAACGTATAAGAGAACTTGGAAATGGAGAAGCTACCATTTGACAATGCACAAAAATCGTGGAAGACACAAGTTCAATCCAAGGCACCAAAACCATGTCTTCAAGACATGATTTCAGTCCATGCACTACAATTTCAGTTAAGCAGAAGCAAACTTCCATTAAAATTTTCGTATCTCGTTCTTCcaatattataacaaaaaaggaaatataaaTATGCCAGATAAGAGCAGAAGAGTAGTCCccttaaagaattaaaagaaaaagttttgaGTATAGAAGAATAACAATCAGAAGAATCAAATGATGAAAGAAATGCTTAGAATGACAATCCCACAACAAAAAACTTTTCTATCTTTTACAAACAAAGGTGGATATCCAAACCTCTTTGATGACTATTTCCTCGGGTTTATGCAGTCCCCCCGTCACACGCACCAGGTTATTATGAGAGGTTAAGCCAACCTCTTGAGGTTtcccacaacaaaaaataaatctcgtaagattttttttttttttttacattataattaGTAATTCATAAATTCTGTTGAGTTCTACATATAACTACAAGAGATGATAATAACCCAATGATCATTCTTCTACATTAAtttgttggggaaaaaaaaacctcagAAACAAAGATTAGAAACCCTAAATGAGTCAATAGAGCAATGatgtaacaaataaaaaatggggGTTTTGAGAGATGTTGAAAAGTCACAAACCTTGCGGTCGATAAGTTGGTCCTTGTAATGGACAAGGACTCACATGAATTTAGAGAGACGGTGAACGGCGAGGCTCTTTGCAGTGGTTGCGGACTAACGTCTGCTCTGTTCTTGAGTAGCTAAGCTTGAAATAAGAACAACAATGCGACGGCGTGAGGGCTGTGCCTGTGAAGACGGCAGAAAGAGAGTCGGCACCGTTTTGAATGTAATTAggattcaaaattcaaatttatattttattttattttaactattattattactagtgCATGACCCGCGCCATACGCAggctatttttatttatcattcacgaataaatatttaaaatcatAATAAGATTCTATTAGTAGAACATTAGTTCTTTCACTAATTGTCTATCAAACTCTAATAACGTAATCTTGATACATTTTGAGCTAACTCCATTGGCCAATCAAACATTATCAtgatatcataaaaatattatgataactCCATAGacaattaaaagaaatatactgatttttttaaagaaaaaaaaaaaaaccttccctATTTCAAATGATGAGAAACTCCCTTAAATATGGTCAAATGAAGACATACTGAATAGGGAAATACAGAAAACCTCAATTATACAATCTATGTTTATCACAATTACAGGATTCTTACAATAACTATCCAATTTAGACTACACAAAGGACAATTAATTTCAAGAATACAAAAACTGGACAAAAGATATATCTTAGggcaggggaaaaaaaaccaaaactgttgaaaaaaattatattgtagaGTTTTATTAATACCAATCACTGTACtgccctataaaaaaaataaaaaaaagataatagcAGTAAATCAAAGTTACATTCATGAAATCTCACAGAGAAATCTGCAGCTACCTGATTCCTTTCTTAAGCCATGTACATCTACTTAATGCTTTTTAGCTCAATCCTTTTCCATAAATTTCTTGGTGCATAAGGATATTAACAATTTTTGTCCTCTTCTCAATGTCATTAATAgtcattttcttatttgtctCACAGTTTCTCAACTACTCTTCGGCTCTTAATAGCAATTAAGACCTAACAAAGTAGCATCAACATAAATTAGAGAATGGTGCACTATGTTGAACTCTATAAACTTCAAAGGATTATTGTTATCATAAAtcattcaatatttttgttactaaCTGGGTATGGGTGCAGCAAACACATGCATGTACAAAATTTTGGgtataagcaaaaaaaatgcCTGTAATGTTGAATGCTCATGGGACCAAgactaaattaatttaaaacgTAAATTCAATGTTGAGCAAGCATTtggaataatatatatatatatatatatatatatatatatatatatatatattaatattaaaagcACATTCTATTTGTAAATAATCTACATATCAAGAATCATAAACTGATTTAGGAATAAGTatcatctttaaaaaatatctaaCTCAGAAAAAGATAGATTGTGGATAGGAATTTCAAAGACATTTCCTAAAGACAGCATCTCTCAATAGAAGCTGAAAATACGAAAATATTTAAGCAATAGACTAACATGTACCAAAAAATCAAATAGCATTCAAGATGATTAGTGTTAACTCCTATAAGATTAATAGGATGCAAAACCCATTTATTAGAATTAAATAATACCAAAACTGGAACAcatattttacaattaaacacacATGGACTGAGGAGAAAAATCCCATAGATCATTCACTCCAAAAATCAGATGTCAAAAGCTCAAACACGCAAAAGCAGCAATAAAACATCACAAGTTTATGCATAAA
This genomic interval carries:
- the LOC142621156 gene encoding anaphase-promoting complex subunit 10-like isoform X1, with product MATESSEGEEERKVNDGNQVLIVEDNLREMGKKAAWSVSSCKPGNGVSALRDKNLETYWQSDGAQPLLVNIQFQKKVMLQLVVLYVDCKLDESYTPSKISIRVGNGFHNLKEVKTVELDKPSGWIHLSLSGNDPRETFVNTFMLQIAVLSNHLNGRDAHVRQIKVYGPQLNPIPHEPFHFTSREFVTYSLVR
- the LOC142621156 gene encoding anaphase-promoting complex subunit 10-like isoform X2; the protein is MATESSEGEEERKVNDGNQVLIVEDNLREMGKKAAWSVSSCKPGNGVSALRDKNLETYWQSDGAQPLLVNIQFQKKVMLQLDESYTPSKISIRVGNGFHNLKEVKTVELDKPSGWIHLSLSGNDPRETFVNTFMLQIAVLSNHLNGRDAHVRQIKVYGPQLNPIPHEPFHFTSREFVTYSLVR